The Nitrososphaerales archaeon genome includes a window with the following:
- a CDS encoding AAA family ATPase encodes MSFITKLEIRGFKSLGDKTVTLNFGKGLTAITGPNGSGKTNILDAILFAIGENSPKKLRVTKLADLIYDGGPNASYKPSSCRVTITFDNTLRTLPIDSDSVTISRELKSTGESVYYLNGKPVQKNTLSEILSVGLISPDGINIVPQGMVTRIAELLPDQKRALIENIAGVAEFDQKKAEAMKQLQNADVKLQVAMARIGEIKSRVESLEEERNDQLRLRQLENEIRWLKAVLTSKNLIATRERIERQKQVIRDCVKKIDEIQGKISEVRHKIQALESERNDFISTVMEGPSGKQLEIEFEIVKITSELDRLNVDIEEARRTVLKIDEDLPRLQQMNENLVKEIEESEQRIDQLKITLNDLERAKKEAENECKKVERRIERLKGQISRSNKMLESLKERLSKYSEIQRSITMKIEALRNEQSVLNERLSLLKDKSNSFSETLKQLEANIKELENLKKIDTESLNQINRSISNLSAIRERLENEIENAISILEKVRGAVIKYDSQRSIIEQVLIEELSFRRLKELADGGLVEGFIDKFENIISYEPQYERAVLAIGKKWMKTVVVRDLNAMLKVAELIKKFKIGRLTIIPLSEISDTSKVNPPNVEGVIGVLADVIKVREDKEDFNGLVNFIFGDTVLVNSTRSAYIVASRGFRSVSLNGDIFEPKAMAFETGLIKKLTQIVRLIGDERSFSTVKEALSSLRKLINKRKLDLQRLEKRSKALEKEMVKRALHMERLTADLINFSKLAKKYNRLKKLVDKKVDKILNALKKLEERIKRLESLKMSVEERSQICNKKIEELNLERLRDELSSLEKKRSFYISFIDNTSAQIRDTLTQLTREDGNLNHNLRPSLDRVNKEIEQLKNEREERLRFIKESEIKVKELSSKLDELKSEEANIIESSKKSRPILESFEEKLKALKGEEEELKKSFLNLERERINAEKSLERLLEAERHFIDELNLLGYGEPIEVFENAELILKQLTREYEQLKYGVNLLADRSYKDVFINYKNLSLRKNQLEMERDAIIKFIENIEAEKRRVFLDAYGKIDRELRSIFARLTGGKAWLEIEKPDDIFSGGIYLMTEFLGKAPRESSLTSGGEKTVSALAFILAIQSVYPSPFYLFDEIDAHLDLVNSERLAELLKEKAEDRQIIIITLRESIMSRSSLIYGVYIENGVSKFVKYKPSVEVVAKSE; translated from the coding sequence ATGTCCTTTATCACGAAGTTAGAGATAAGAGGCTTTAAATCCTTGGGTGATAAAACCGTCACCCTTAACTTCGGTAAAGGGTTGACGGCAATTACAGGGCCCAATGGTAGTGGGAAGACCAATATTTTAGATGCGATCCTCTTTGCCATAGGTGAAAATAGTCCGAAGAAGTTGAGGGTTACTAAACTTGCAGATCTGATTTACGATGGGGGCCCGAACGCATCATACAAACCCTCGAGTTGTAGAGTAACGATCACCTTCGATAATACATTACGCACTCTGCCGATAGACTCCGACTCAGTTACTATCTCACGTGAACTTAAAAGTACTGGAGAGAGTGTATATTACCTCAATGGTAAGCCTGTACAGAAGAATACCCTTTCTGAAATTCTAAGTGTAGGTTTAATCTCTCCTGATGGGATCAATATAGTCCCTCAAGGTATGGTTACGAGGATCGCGGAGCTTCTACCCGATCAAAAGAGGGCTTTGATAGAGAATATCGCCGGTGTAGCTGAGTTCGATCAGAAGAAGGCTGAGGCGATGAAGCAGTTACAAAATGCTGATGTAAAACTTCAAGTAGCTATGGCCAGAATTGGTGAGATAAAGAGTAGGGTCGAATCGTTAGAGGAAGAAAGAAATGATCAATTAAGGTTAAGACAGTTGGAGAATGAGATTCGATGGTTAAAGGCCGTTTTAACATCGAAAAATCTTATCGCTACGCGTGAAAGGATCGAGAGACAGAAGCAGGTAATCAGAGATTGTGTGAAGAAGATAGATGAAATTCAAGGTAAGATCTCAGAAGTAAGGCACAAGATTCAAGCCTTAGAGAGTGAACGAAATGATTTCATATCTACCGTCATGGAGGGGCCGAGTGGCAAGCAGCTTGAAATCGAATTCGAAATCGTTAAGATTACCAGTGAATTAGATCGGTTGAATGTGGATATCGAAGAAGCCCGAAGAACAGTGTTAAAGATCGATGAAGATCTACCCCGCCTTCAACAGATGAATGAGAATTTGGTGAAAGAGATTGAGGAAAGTGAGCAGAGGATCGATCAATTGAAGATCACTCTAAATGATCTGGAGAGGGCGAAGAAGGAGGCGGAGAACGAATGCAAGAAGGTAGAGAGAAGGATCGAAAGGCTCAAAGGGCAAATCTCTCGATCGAATAAAATGTTAGAATCGTTAAAAGAGCGTTTATCAAAGTATAGTGAAATTCAAAGGTCTATAACTATGAAGATTGAGGCTCTGCGCAACGAACAGAGTGTTTTAAATGAGCGGTTAAGTTTACTAAAGGACAAATCGAACTCATTCTCAGAGACTTTAAAACAATTGGAGGCCAATATCAAAGAATTGGAGAATCTGAAGAAGATCGATACCGAATCATTAAACCAGATCAACAGATCCATATCCAATCTATCGGCCATTAGAGAGAGGCTAGAGAATGAAATTGAGAATGCAATATCTATACTAGAGAAGGTTAGAGGGGCTGTAATAAAGTACGATTCCCAGAGGTCCATCATCGAGCAGGTGTTGATCGAGGAGTTGAGCTTTCGAAGGTTAAAGGAGTTGGCAGATGGGGGTTTGGTAGAGGGTTTTATCGATAAATTTGAGAATATTATATCTTACGAGCCTCAGTATGAAAGGGCGGTCTTAGCGATCGGTAAGAAGTGGATGAAGACCGTCGTTGTAAGAGATTTGAATGCCATGTTAAAAGTAGCTGAGTTGATAAAGAAATTTAAGATCGGCCGTTTGACGATCATCCCGCTCAGTGAAATTTCAGATACTTCTAAGGTAAATCCTCCAAATGTGGAGGGTGTGATCGGTGTATTGGCAGATGTGATCAAAGTTAGAGAAGATAAGGAAGATTTTAACGGTCTAGTGAACTTTATCTTTGGAGATACGGTCCTTGTGAATTCCACACGATCTGCATACATAGTCGCATCGAGAGGTTTTAGGAGTGTCTCTCTCAATGGTGATATATTCGAACCGAAGGCGATGGCTTTTGAGACGGGTTTGATCAAAAAGTTGACTCAGATCGTAAGATTGATCGGAGATGAGAGATCATTCTCCACGGTGAAGGAAGCACTCTCTTCGCTTAGAAAGCTCATCAATAAGAGAAAACTCGATCTACAAAGGTTAGAGAAGCGTTCCAAAGCACTTGAAAAAGAGATGGTGAAGAGGGCTCTACACATGGAGCGTTTGACGGCAGATCTGATCAACTTTTCTAAATTGGCCAAAAAGTATAACAGACTTAAGAAGCTCGTAGATAAGAAGGTCGATAAGATCCTAAATGCTCTGAAGAAGTTAGAAGAGAGGATCAAAAGGTTAGAGAGTCTTAAGATGTCTGTCGAGGAGAGGTCTCAAATTTGTAATAAGAAGATAGAGGAGTTAAATCTGGAGAGATTGAGAGATGAATTATCCTCTTTAGAGAAGAAGCGCTCATTCTACATTAGCTTTATTGATAATACTTCTGCTCAGATCAGAGATACACTTACGCAACTGACTAGAGAAGATGGAAATCTGAATCATAACCTTCGCCCGAGTCTTGATAGGGTGAATAAAGAGATCGAACAATTGAAGAATGAGCGAGAAGAGAGATTGAGATTCATAAAAGAGAGTGAAATCAAGGTTAAGGAGTTATCGAGCAAACTCGATGAATTAAAGAGCGAGGAAGCCAATATAATAGAATCTTCGAAGAAGTCACGCCCGATTTTAGAGAGCTTCGAAGAAAAGTTAAAAGCTTTAAAGGGTGAGGAGGAGGAGTTAAAGAAATCTTTTCTCAATTTGGAGAGGGAGCGAATAAATGCAGAGAAGAGTTTAGAAAGGCTCTTAGAGGCTGAACGGCACTTTATAGATGAGTTAAATCTACTTGGATACGGTGAACCTATCGAGGTATTTGAGAATGCAGAGTTGATATTAAAGCAGTTGACGAGAGAGTATGAGCAATTGAAGTATGGTGTAAATTTACTGGCAGATCGTAGCTATAAAGATGTATTTATCAATTATAAGAATCTGTCTTTAAGGAAGAACCAATTGGAGATGGAGAGGGATGCTATTATAAAGTTCATCGAGAATATCGAAGCGGAGAAGAGGAGGGTCTTCTTAGATGCTTATGGCAAGATCGATCGAGAATTACGCTCGATATTTGCAAGATTGACCGGTGGAAAAGCGTGGTTAGAGATCGAAAAGCCCGATGATATCTTCTCTGGTGGAATATATCTGATGACCGAGTTTCTTGGTAAGGCTCCTAGAGAATCGAGCTTAACGAGTGGTGGTGAGAAGACCGTCTCAGCCCTCGCATTTATCTTAGCGATTCAATCCGTTTATCCATCGCCCTTCTACCTATTCGATGAAATCGATGCACATTTAGATCTAGTGAATAGCGAACGTTTGGCTGAATTGTTAAAGGAGAAGGCTGAAGATAGACAGATCATCATCATTACATTAAGAGAGTCGATAATGTCAAGATCATCCTTAATCTATGGCGTATATATAGAGAATGGTGTCTCCAAATTTGTGAAGTATAAGCCGAGTGTGGAGGTGGTTGCGAAGAGTGAATGA
- a CDS encoding aminopeptidase P family protein, with translation MHIATSIVNERRERALKSAKSLGFDVVVASSPENLYYLTGFWGNGVVMIDESKTLIYTQILDKSRAESQSVNCEVIGVKIGSSLYDVIIERLKGRRVLFDNPRVSIADRVREAMGQNVKFDPQFYYELRRRKDEFEISCIKKVAAMIDELFEAVNEILTVGISEREVAAKLFSKAISMGCTPSITTATIPIIVASGPNTSYPHAEPTDRRLNPGDLVIIDLFFMYKGYVADATRTFGLGSVSNEIKEIYEVVREVQELGIKSATDGALCRDVDKVCRDRLIERGLGEYFIHSTGHGVGLEVHEPPWLGPGSNDKLMKDDVVTIEPGVYIPNRYGVRIEDTIHISHGVEILTKFPKELIIL, from the coding sequence ATGCATATAGCTACGAGTATCGTAAATGAGCGAAGGGAAAGGGCCCTCAAATCTGCTAAGAGTTTAGGGTTCGATGTTGTGGTAGCGAGTAGCCCTGAAAATTTGTACTATTTAACCGGCTTTTGGGGTAATGGTGTAGTAATGATCGATGAGTCTAAAACTCTGATTTATACACAGATCTTGGATAAGAGTAGGGCCGAATCTCAATCTGTAAATTGTGAGGTGATAGGTGTTAAGATCGGTTCATCCCTCTACGATGTTATTATAGAGCGCTTGAAAGGGAGGAGGGTATTATTCGATAATCCTCGAGTATCCATCGCCGATAGAGTTAGAGAGGCCATGGGCCAGAATGTAAAGTTCGATCCACAATTCTATTACGAATTGAGGAGGAGGAAGGATGAGTTCGAAATCTCATGTATAAAAAAGGTTGCGGCGATGATCGATGAATTGTTCGAAGCAGTTAATGAGATCTTAACCGTGGGCATAAGTGAGAGGGAGGTCGCTGCGAAGCTATTTTCAAAAGCGATCTCGATGGGTTGCACACCCTCCATCACTACTGCAACCATTCCGATCATAGTCGCCTCGGGACCAAATACTTCATATCCACACGCAGAGCCTACCGATAGAAGGTTAAATCCGGGCGATTTGGTGATAATCGATCTATTCTTCATGTATAAAGGCTATGTGGCCGATGCAACTCGAACCTTTGGTTTAGGAAGTGTATCGAACGAGATTAAAGAGATTTATGAAGTAGTTAGAGAAGTTCAAGAATTGGGTATAAAAAGTGCGACCGATGGGGCTTTGTGTAGAGATGTAGATAAGGTCTGTAGAGATAGGTTGATCGAAAGAGGTTTGGGAGAGTATTTCATCCACTCCACTGGCCATGGTGTGGGTTTAGAGGTTCATGAACCCCCATGGCTGGGGCCGGGCTCGAATGATAAGTTAATGAAAGATGATGTGGTGACGATAGAGCCTGGGGTCTACATTCCAAATAGATACGGAGTCAGGATTGAAGACACGATCCACATCTCACATGGTGTAGAAATTTTAACAAAATTCCCGAAGGAGCTCATCATCCTATAA
- a CDS encoding phosphate uptake regulator PhoU, giving the protein MELRKAQEMGGGTILISLPKEWVERYGLKKGSIIAIDTTIDGGLLLHPFRGEEKRSYEINIPYLAEDLERLVDKITGAYLLGYDVIKIFGNKRIDYKDREGIKKGVRRLIGLEIVEEDAHSITLQFLPEPTTLNPTKMFMRMHMLVMGMIKDAITSLIENDEHLAKVIIERDDEVDRIYFLLVRMLRSAVLNQRLANTYGLSAVDCLDYRVAATILEAAGDAAVELVQNLHAISKDLSKELSDRLLKVRTFLEESQKLAVKAFLSKDEKDLKRVEEANHNLYEVLTNLKAEFLQKPLPSLLTVISNLDKMYRCYVDISDLTVPIHPILG; this is encoded by the coding sequence TTGGAACTCCGCAAAGCGCAGGAGATGGGCGGAGGGACGATCTTAATCTCTCTACCAAAAGAATGGGTAGAGCGGTACGGTTTGAAGAAAGGTAGTATAATCGCGATCGATACGACCATCGATGGAGGGCTTTTACTTCATCCATTTCGAGGCGAGGAGAAGAGATCGTATGAGATCAACATACCTTATCTGGCTGAAGATTTAGAGCGTTTAGTAGATAAGATCACTGGAGCTTACCTGTTAGGTTATGATGTGATCAAAATCTTCGGGAATAAACGGATCGATTACAAAGATAGAGAGGGTATAAAGAAGGGGGTCCGAAGGTTGATCGGTTTAGAGATCGTCGAAGAGGATGCACATTCTATAACGTTACAATTCCTTCCTGAACCCACGACACTTAACCCCACCAAGATGTTCATGAGGATGCATATGTTGGTAATGGGCATGATCAAGGATGCGATTACTTCACTTATAGAGAATGATGAACATCTAGCAAAAGTCATTATTGAGAGAGATGATGAAGTGGATAGAATCTACTTTCTACTTGTACGAATGTTGAGAAGTGCCGTGTTAAACCAAAGGTTGGCCAATACCTATGGATTGAGCGCTGTAGATTGTTTAGATTACCGTGTAGCGGCTACAATTCTTGAGGCTGCGGGTGATGCTGCCGTCGAGCTCGTTCAGAATCTTCACGCTATTTCAAAAGATCTGAGCAAAGAATTGAGTGACCGATTGTTAAAGGTTAGAACATTTTTAGAAGAGAGTCAGAAGCTCGCCGTAAAAGCATTTCTCTCTAAAGATGAAAAGGATTTGAAGAGGGTTGAAGAAGCGAATCACAACCTTTACGAAGTTCTGACGAATCTAAAGGCAGAATTTTTACAGAAACCCCTTCCATCATTATTGACGGTAATTTCAAATTTAGATAAGATGTATAGATGTTATGTCGATATCAGTGATCTTACCGTTCCTATACACCCGATATTAGGATGA
- a CDS encoding CTP synthase codes for MPKYIFVTGGVMSGLGKGVTTASIAKLLQLASFKVTCIKIDPYLNVDAGTMNPLIHGEVFVTDDGGETDMDIGTYERFLNQNLTSEHNITAGQVYKRVIEEERKGTYLGRCVQIIPHVTDEIKRRIRTIAQKSSVDIVLVECGGTVGDIEGLPFLEALRQMRLEEGTSNTLFVHVTLAPILEPVGEQKTKPTQHSVQELRRIGIQPDMIIVRCKDYLSEESKRKISLFTSVEYDGVISNPDVSIVYEVPQILEKEGALSYICKKLQLNYKGIDWHDWNQFLNSFLNAKDEVKIAIVGKYVSLVDSYVSINHALIHAATSQGVRVRAEWIDSEELEHKPELLSILKDFHGILVPGGFGKRGIEGKIMAANYAYLHSIPYLGLCLGFQLAVVAFARYVVNLIGANSTEFDPLTPHPVIDLLPEQKNVKEMGATMRLGGHEITIKEGTNAFKIYGKKIIRERHRHRYELNQAYLETLENAGMIFSAYSDGGKRAEILEVPRHPFYFATQYHPEFISRPNAPEPIFVKFIQAAVQRKVDIQQPIALV; via the coding sequence ATGCCCAAATACATCTTTGTTACTGGAGGGGTGATGTCGGGGTTAGGGAAGGGGGTTACTACTGCTTCTATAGCGAAACTCCTCCAGTTGGCAAGCTTTAAGGTGACATGTATAAAGATCGATCCATACCTCAACGTCGATGCTGGTACTATGAACCCATTGATCCATGGTGAGGTATTCGTTACGGACGATGGTGGCGAAACGGACATGGATATTGGGACGTATGAACGTTTCCTAAATCAAAACTTAACATCTGAGCATAATATCACCGCTGGTCAGGTGTATAAGCGCGTCATCGAAGAGGAGCGAAAAGGTACTTACCTAGGTCGATGTGTACAGATCATCCCTCACGTGACCGATGAAATTAAGAGAAGGATCAGAACGATAGCCCAAAAGAGCTCTGTAGATATAGTATTGGTTGAATGTGGAGGTACAGTAGGGGATATAGAAGGGCTACCGTTTCTCGAAGCCTTACGCCAGATGAGGTTAGAAGAAGGTACATCTAACACATTATTTGTGCATGTCACACTTGCACCCATACTGGAGCCCGTTGGAGAGCAGAAGACAAAACCTACACAACATAGCGTACAGGAATTGAGGCGCATCGGTATACAACCGGATATGATCATAGTGCGTTGTAAGGATTATCTATCCGAAGAATCAAAAAGGAAGATTTCACTATTCACGAGTGTCGAATATGATGGTGTGATATCCAATCCCGATGTGAGCATAGTATATGAAGTACCACAGATACTGGAAAAAGAGGGAGCACTTTCATACATATGTAAAAAGCTACAACTAAACTACAAAGGGATCGATTGGCACGATTGGAACCAATTCTTAAATTCATTTTTGAATGCTAAAGATGAGGTCAAAATCGCTATTGTTGGCAAGTATGTGAGTTTAGTTGATAGTTATGTTAGTATTAATCATGCTTTGATCCATGCAGCTACATCACAAGGTGTAAGAGTTCGCGCCGAATGGATCGATTCGGAAGAGCTCGAACATAAGCCAGAGCTACTCTCTATACTGAAGGATTTTCATGGTATCCTCGTGCCCGGAGGCTTTGGTAAAAGGGGGATTGAGGGTAAGATCATGGCAGCCAATTACGCATATCTACACAGTATACCTTACCTAGGGCTCTGCCTCGGCTTCCAATTGGCAGTAGTAGCATTTGCGAGGTACGTTGTAAACCTGATTGGGGCGAATTCTACCGAATTCGATCCCTTAACACCACACCCTGTAATAGATCTACTTCCCGAGCAAAAGAATGTAAAAGAAATGGGGGCGACCATGAGACTTGGCGGGCATGAAATAACGATCAAAGAAGGTACCAATGCTTTTAAGATCTATGGTAAGAAGATCATCAGAGAGAGGCATCGACACAGGTACGAATTGAACCAAGCATACCTTGAAACGTTGGAGAATGCTGGCATGATCTTTTCAGCTTACAGCGATGGAGGGAAAAGGGCTGAAATCTTAGAAGTACCGAGACATCCATTCTACTTTGCAACTCAATACCACCCAGAGTTTATCAGTAGACCGAATGCTCCAGAACCAATCTTCGTCAAATTCATACAAGCAGCGGTGCAGAGGAAGGTCGATATTCAGCAGCCAATAGCATTAGTATAG
- the thiW gene encoding energy coupling factor transporter S component ThiW encodes MSILRVSGMAVAKRIALIALLISLGVALSIYPGPIPVGAGPKLYPFQHMINGISGVILGPWYGAFVALAIGILRVSIGTGTVHAFPGGIPGAIIVGLIYRYIMKRNTAALFEPIGTSLGAFISALIVAPLTGLTIKVSFFGLTAQWQLFLVSFLFSSIPGATIGYLILTALKKRGILERISF; translated from the coding sequence ATGTCCATTCTTCGTGTAAGTGGTATGGCAGTAGCGAAGAGAATCGCACTCATAGCCTTGCTGATATCGTTAGGGGTTGCGCTATCTATCTATCCGGGTCCGATACCGGTAGGTGCTGGACCTAAACTCTATCCATTTCAACACATGATCAATGGTATTTCAGGAGTTATACTAGGTCCGTGGTATGGTGCTTTCGTTGCGCTGGCCATCGGTATTCTAAGGGTCAGTATAGGAACTGGTACTGTACACGCATTCCCGGGTGGAATACCGGGCGCGATCATCGTGGGCCTGATCTACCGATACATAATGAAAAGAAATACTGCTGCACTCTTCGAGCCCATTGGAACGAGTTTGGGTGCATTCATCAGCGCACTTATCGTAGCCCCTTTGACTGGGCTCACGATAAAAGTATCATTCTTCGGCTTAACGGCCCAATGGCAACTATTCCTAGTATCATTCTTATTCAGCAGCATACCTGGAGCTACGATAGGGTACTTGATCCTCACCGCATTAAAGAAGAGAGGTATCCTTGAGAGAATATCATTTTAG
- the cytX gene encoding putative hydroxymethylpyrimidine transporter CytX, whose protein sequence is MKIRFPPEWGIEPVSKDYRYLRFIDYFILWTSLGKGLLVFWAGSLLVPQLSLNAALLIIIVGSIIGSLPLALVGVMGSDNAIPTMVVLRPSFGIYGSYLPSILNIIQLVGWTVFEIVVMALAANNISKSAFGYSNFYLWVIIFTTFCVLMGIVGPIAVVREWLEKFAFWILYGSTVWIAYSALTTRNFLDLIALPAQGDLPLLLAMDIVIAMPISWMPLIADYNRFARNSKEGFWGTFIGYIIANVIGYGVGAILILSMGTTDVVSAIMLVHLGAFALVLILIYEVDNGFADLYSAAVSIQNLFPRLKQRLLIITLGILSAILAMLIGEKVYHYEWFLLWIGSVFVPVFGVAFVDYFLVKNRRYDLEMLYGLKGAYKYRGGINIRAIVAWSTGVLIYYSIVWYIPWLGASIPSLLTSAFTYWILSGLSNKR, encoded by the coding sequence ATGAAGATCCGTTTCCCTCCCGAGTGGGGCATCGAGCCAGTCTCTAAGGATTATCGCTATCTGAGATTTATCGATTACTTTATTTTATGGACGAGTTTAGGTAAAGGCTTACTCGTATTCTGGGCTGGTTCACTGTTAGTACCTCAACTGAGCCTTAATGCTGCACTCCTTATAATAATCGTTGGTAGTATCATAGGCTCTTTACCTCTGGCACTCGTAGGAGTCATGGGTAGTGATAATGCCATTCCCACGATGGTCGTATTAAGACCCTCCTTCGGAATCTATGGCTCGTACCTCCCTAGCATTCTAAATATCATCCAACTGGTAGGTTGGACGGTATTTGAGATAGTGGTAATGGCTTTAGCAGCGAACAACATCTCAAAGAGTGCCTTTGGGTACTCTAACTTCTATCTATGGGTCATAATCTTCACAACCTTTTGTGTGTTGATGGGTATCGTAGGCCCGATAGCGGTGGTGAGAGAATGGTTGGAGAAATTCGCATTCTGGATTTTGTACGGTTCCACGGTATGGATCGCTTATTCGGCTTTAACTACACGTAACTTCTTAGATTTGATCGCATTACCAGCTCAAGGGGATTTACCTTTACTCCTTGCCATGGATATAGTTATAGCGATGCCCATCTCTTGGATGCCTCTCATAGCCGATTACAACCGATTCGCACGTAATTCTAAAGAAGGATTCTGGGGCACATTCATCGGCTATATTATAGCGAATGTGATAGGTTATGGAGTAGGTGCGATTTTGATCCTTTCGATGGGTACGACAGACGTGGTCTCGGCGATCATGCTCGTCCATTTGGGCGCCTTCGCTTTAGTATTGATATTGATCTATGAAGTCGATAATGGATTCGCAGACTTATACTCTGCAGCGGTATCGATTCAAAACCTCTTCCCAAGGTTAAAGCAACGTCTCTTGATAATAACGCTTGGGATACTGAGCGCCATTCTCGCCATGCTGATCGGTGAAAAGGTTTACCATTACGAATGGTTCCTCCTTTGGATCGGTTCGGTATTCGTCCCGGTCTTCGGTGTAGCATTTGTAGATTATTTTCTCGTAAAGAATAGAAGGTATGATTTGGAGATGCTCTACGGTCTTAAAGGTGCTTATAAGTATCGAGGTGGTATTAATATTAGAGCGATCGTGGCCTGGAGCACGGGTGTACTGATCTATTACTCGATCGTTTGGTACATACCATGGTTAGGAGCATCGATACCGAGCCTATTAACCTCAGCATTCACCTATTGGATCCTAAGTGGTCTTTCGAATAAAAGATGA